One genomic region from Leptolyngbyaceae cyanobacterium JSC-12 encodes:
- a CDS encoding hypothetical protein (IMG reference gene:2510098657): MQVCFHPKPTPEPTLSWYELPAEVKHLLVAAANTWEDTAQSQFYINQALAIAHHSLDVLVAAYRYFFYKHNDVAALQIATQVLERISALEAFPDDWDELAPILSQRKDEPVIRLYLNAYAASGLIRARLGELDAATIITSRVSELDDKREFGATTVLHVLTHPDDEEE; this comes from the coding sequence ATGCAAGTTTGCTTTCATCCCAAACCTACTCCTGAGCCAACGTTATCCTGGTATGAGTTGCCAGCAGAGGTCAAACATCTGTTGGTCGCAGCAGCAAATACGTGGGAGGATACTGCACAATCTCAGTTCTACATCAATCAGGCATTAGCGATCGCGCATCATTCCTTAGATGTGCTGGTTGCTGCCTATCGCTATTTCTTCTATAAGCACAATGATGTGGCTGCCTTACAAATTGCCACTCAAGTATTGGAGCGAATCAGCGCATTAGAAGCATTCCCTGATGATTGGGATGAGCTAGCACCAATTTTGAGCCAGCGGAAAGATGAGCCTGTCATTCGCCTATATTTAAATGCCTATGCCGCGTCTGGGCTGATTCGGGCACGCCTGGGTGAACTGGATGCAGCAACTATTATTACAAGTCGTGTGAGCGAACTGGATGATAAACGAGAATTTGGGGCAACCACTGTTTTGCATGTTTTGACTCATCCTGATGACGAGGAGGAATAA
- a CDS encoding Tellurite resistance protein TehB (IMG reference gene:2510098653~PFAM: Tellurite resistance protein TehB): protein MMNHPTTAHSSENHWDTYYRAVEGRPPRETLLKALANFEAESVPMSPRLAVDLGCGDGRDTVELLRKGWQVLAIDGEQKAFDRLLRRIEDEQRDRLQTQLMRFEALTLPSAVDLINASFCLSFCPPENFPQMWQTIVTSLKVGGRFCGQLFGDRDSWTKFPNRTHHTRQQVEALLQPFKVEWLEEEEHPGVTAIGEEKYWHIFHIVALKQ, encoded by the coding sequence ATGATGAATCATCCTACTACGGCTCATAGTTCTGAAAATCACTGGGACACTTACTACCGGGCTGTAGAAGGTCGCCCACCCCGCGAAACCCTACTCAAAGCCCTAGCAAACTTTGAAGCAGAATCAGTGCCTATGAGTCCACGCTTGGCAGTTGATTTGGGGTGTGGTGATGGGCGCGACACGGTTGAGTTGTTGCGAAAGGGGTGGCAGGTGTTAGCGATCGACGGAGAACAAAAAGCCTTTGATCGCCTTCTTCGTCGCATAGAGGATGAGCAGCGCGATCGCCTGCAAACGCAACTCATGCGATTTGAAGCATTAACCCTGCCATCTGCTGTTGACTTAATTAATGCCAGCTTTTGTCTCTCTTTTTGTCCACCCGAAAATTTTCCCCAGATGTGGCAAACCATCGTGACCTCGCTCAAAGTCGGAGGTCGGTTCTGTGGGCAGTTGTTTGGCGATCGCGACTCCTGGACAAAGTTTCCCAATCGCACACATCACACTCGGCAACAGGTAGAAGCCTTGCTGCAACCCTTTAAGGTGGAATGGTTAGAGGAAGAAGAACATCCAGGCGTCACCGCGATTGGTGAAGAGAAATACTGGCATATCTTTCACATCGTTGCCCTCAAACAGTGA
- a CDS encoding hypothetical protein (IMG reference gene:2510098655): MTVYPQDRYFSLIDQLLQCPSGTEPEVLDSQPELLDATLVKTLMQVATMMAHQDHQDTARFLIYMARQLSQELGLYPQPTSGS, from the coding sequence ATGACAGTATATCCTCAAGACCGATACTTTAGTCTGATTGATCAATTGCTTCAGTGCCCAAGTGGAACTGAACCTGAAGTACTGGATAGCCAACCAGAATTACTCGATGCGACGTTGGTAAAGACTTTAATGCAAGTAGCAACCATGATGGCGCACCAAGATCATCAAGACACTGCCAGGTTTTTGATTTACATGGCGCGGCAACTAAGTCAAGAACTTGGCTTATATCCTCAACCAACATCAGGATCATAA
- a CDS encoding amidohydrolase (IMG reference gene:2510098661~PFAM: Peptidase family M20/M25/M40; Peptidase dimerisation domain~TIGRFAM: amidohydrolase): MVSTPLNPLFVDKSRIRAEIRTLQPEIVAWRRSLHQKPELGFREFLTSEFVAHKLQEWGISHKTGIAETGILASIAGSRPGRVFAIRADMDALPIQEENDVPYKSQHDGVMHACGHDGHTAIALATAYYLSRHQDDFAGTVKIIFQPAEEGLGGAEPMIKAGVLKNPDVEAIIGLHLWNVLPLGTVGVRTGALMAAVECFDLTIQGKGGHGAIPQQTVDSVVVGAQIVNALQTIVARNVNPIDSAVVTVGEFHAGTAHNVIADTAHLAGTVRYFNPIYQGYFGSRMEQIIKGICDAHGATYDLKYWALYPPVINDGAIANLVRSVAENVVESPLGVVPECQTMGGEDMSFFLQEVPGCYFFLGSANAARGLAYPHHHPRFDFDETALGMGVEIFVRCVETFCR, encoded by the coding sequence ATGGTTTCAACTCCTCTAAATCCTCTTTTTGTAGATAAATCGCGAATTCGAGCGGAGATTCGGACATTGCAGCCTGAGATTGTTGCCTGGCGGCGATCGCTCCATCAAAAGCCAGAACTAGGATTTCGTGAGTTCCTTACTTCTGAATTTGTAGCGCATAAATTGCAGGAATGGGGGATTTCTCATAAAACCGGTATTGCCGAAACTGGCATTTTAGCCAGCATTGCGGGGTCTCGTCCTGGACGGGTATTTGCGATTCGGGCGGATATGGATGCACTGCCAATTCAAGAGGAAAATGATGTTCCTTATAAATCTCAACATGACGGCGTGATGCATGCTTGTGGGCATGATGGACATACAGCGATCGCCTTGGCAACTGCATATTACCTCTCGCGACATCAAGACGATTTTGCTGGAACGGTCAAAATTATCTTTCAGCCTGCGGAAGAAGGACTCGGTGGAGCAGAACCCATGATTAAAGCAGGCGTTTTAAAGAATCCTGATGTAGAAGCAATTATTGGATTACATTTGTGGAATGTGCTGCCATTGGGAACGGTTGGCGTTCGGACGGGGGCGCTAATGGCAGCGGTCGAATGTTTTGATTTGACGATTCAGGGCAAAGGAGGGCACGGAGCTATTCCGCAGCAAACGGTTGACTCGGTGGTTGTGGGGGCGCAGATAGTAAACGCTCTGCAAACGATTGTGGCGCGGAATGTAAACCCGATCGATTCAGCTGTGGTTACTGTGGGTGAATTTCATGCTGGGACTGCCCATAACGTGATTGCTGATACAGCTCATCTGGCTGGCACAGTTCGCTATTTTAATCCAATTTACCAAGGGTACTTTGGTTCCCGCATGGAACAGATTATCAAAGGGATTTGCGATGCGCATGGTGCAACCTATGACTTGAAATATTGGGCACTGTATCCACCCGTAATCAACGATGGGGCGATCGCGAATCTGGTACGCTCTGTTGCCGAAAATGTTGTGGAATCGCCATTGGGAGTAGTGCCAGAATGTCAAACAATGGGCGGCGAGGATATGTCGTTCTTTCTGCAAGAGGTACCGGGTTGCTATTTCTTTCTAGGTTCTGCCAATGCTGCAAGAGGGCTTGCTTATCCCCACCATCATCCGCGATTTGACTTTGATGAAACTGCACTTGGAATGGGAGTGGAAATTTTTGTCCGCTGCGTGGAGACGTTTTGCCGGTAA
- a CDS encoding CBS domain-containing protein (IMG reference gene:2510098651~PFAM: CBS domain; CP12 domain): protein MKAQDIMTQEVATIRGSATVAEAVKLMKLKNLRSLVVDRRYDEDAYGLVTEEDITNKVVAFGKDPNQLKVYEVMTKPCVVVNPDLAVEYVARLFALTGVDRAPVIRGDLLGIISVTDILLKSDFLSNPRLAVLERALAEAKAAAQAIAQEQGEASEAFARAQEKVEELEAEAAHLSSGVTPNPIVAQPNLTLTAPETVGV, encoded by the coding sequence ATGAAAGCTCAAGATATTATGACTCAAGAAGTGGCTACGATTCGCGGTTCTGCAACGGTTGCAGAAGCTGTTAAGCTGATGAAACTCAAAAACTTGCGATCGCTCGTAGTAGATCGTCGGTATGACGAAGACGCTTACGGTTTAGTCACAGAAGAAGACATTACCAACAAAGTGGTTGCCTTTGGCAAAGACCCAAACCAGTTGAAAGTTTACGAAGTCATGACCAAACCCTGTGTGGTGGTAAATCCAGACTTAGCCGTTGAATATGTAGCACGCTTATTTGCCTTAACTGGCGTTGATCGGGCACCCGTGATTCGCGGTGATTTGCTCGGCATCATTTCCGTGACAGACATCTTGCTTAAGAGTGACTTCTTGAGCAATCCCCGACTGGCAGTGCTGGAACGTGCTCTAGCTGAAGCAAAAGCGGCTGCTCAGGCAATCGCCCAGGAACAAGGTGAAGCTTCTGAAGCGTTTGCCCGTGCTCAAGAAAAAGTTGAGGAGTTAGAAGCAGAAGCGGCCCATCTAAGTTCTGGCGTCACGCCTAACCCCATCGTTGCCCAACCCAACCTGACATTGACTGCACCTGAAACAGTAGGTGTATAA
- a CDS encoding acetyltransferase, N-acetylglutamate synthase (IMG reference gene:2510098662~PFAM: Acetyltransferase (GNAT) family), producing the protein MTASFSLPSGCIIRPAQATDRTTIRNLLTQFRQEILPPVSQAEWTMRIVAVGLLGGVGIHLGLTLGLQSLWNLLWGPGVVVGLGILTAAFVNWQGEWENFWVIEYHNQLVACAKLRQHQRYSLLHDVYVLPEWRSQGLGSFLVAHLGEQANKPLYLTCLPKLTQFYMRLGFRPVSTKTLSPLIQYDLGIPGRMEVIPLVLR; encoded by the coding sequence ATGACTGCGTCGTTTTCTCTCCCTTCTGGATGCATCATTCGCCCAGCCCAAGCAACTGATAGAACTACAATTCGCAACTTGCTGACCCAGTTTAGACAAGAGATCCTGCCTCCTGTTTCCCAAGCTGAATGGACAATGCGAATTGTAGCAGTAGGCTTACTCGGCGGTGTTGGAATTCATTTGGGGTTGACATTAGGATTGCAAAGTCTGTGGAATTTACTGTGGGGGCCAGGGGTTGTGGTTGGATTAGGCATCTTAACTGCGGCATTTGTCAACTGGCAAGGGGAGTGGGAAAACTTTTGGGTAATTGAATATCATAATCAACTAGTTGCTTGTGCCAAATTGAGACAACACCAGCGCTATTCCCTCCTGCATGATGTGTACGTCCTTCCAGAGTGGCGCAGCCAAGGCTTGGGGTCTTTTCTAGTTGCGCACTTGGGTGAACAGGCAAATAAGCCGCTTTATCTCACTTGTTTACCTAAGTTAACTCAGTTTTATATGCGGTTAGGGTTCAGGCCTGTTTCTACTAAAACATTGTCGCCTCTAATTCAGTATGATCTGGGTATTCCAGGAAGGATGGAAGTAATTCCTTTAGTTCTCAGATAA
- a CDS encoding ferredoxin III, nif-specific (IMG reference gene:2510098652~TIGRFAM: ferredoxin III, nif-specific) translates to MTTLTGLTFGGKVWTPRFLQAIDITRCIGCGRCLKSCGRGVMELRALNENGEFVEDEEDDEIERKVMTIANADNCVGCEACARVCPKNCQTHVELALA, encoded by the coding sequence ATGACTACCCTTACAGGACTCACCTTCGGCGGCAAAGTTTGGACTCCTAGATTTTTGCAAGCAATTGATATCACCCGTTGCATTGGCTGTGGACGCTGCTTAAAAAGCTGTGGACGGGGCGTGATGGAGTTACGTGCCTTAAACGAAAATGGCGAATTTGTCGAAGACGAAGAAGACGATGAAATCGAACGCAAGGTAATGACGATCGCCAATGCCGATAATTGTGTAGGTTGTGAAGCCTGTGCTAGAGTTTGTCCTAAAAACTGTCAAACCCATGTTGAGTTGGCGCTTGCTTGA
- a CDS encoding putative metal-dependent enzyme of the double-stranded beta helix superfamily (IMG reference gene:2510098656~PFAM: Cysteine dioxygenase type I): MVNAAMKYRDLLVTAAGQWQVCKPAREWDLLRTPYRFHRFLTEVEDVLEAAITEVDCIPQLRLLVRRLITNSYWIQTQYAEPNPDTGSGVMMLYDEIGYPLTVQITTYLPGTRSIVHNHGNWGIVAVLKGEEKNTIWKRLDDPQFPNRVEPTAEVIILPGDIISFTPDAIHSVEAVGDEPTVTFSLYGETHHSKRFEFDPITHTAKNF; this comes from the coding sequence GTGGTCAACGCTGCAATGAAGTATCGCGATTTGCTGGTGACAGCAGCTGGGCAGTGGCAGGTTTGCAAACCAGCACGAGAATGGGATCTGCTCCGTACTCCTTACCGCTTTCACCGCTTTCTCACAGAAGTGGAAGATGTGCTGGAGGCGGCGATCACTGAAGTCGATTGCATCCCTCAGCTACGGTTACTTGTGCGCCGTTTGATCACCAATTCCTACTGGATTCAAACACAATACGCAGAACCGAATCCCGATACTGGCAGTGGGGTAATGATGCTGTATGACGAGATTGGTTATCCCCTCACAGTGCAAATCACGACGTATCTACCAGGAACACGATCCATTGTGCATAATCACGGCAATTGGGGGATTGTTGCTGTGTTGAAAGGAGAAGAGAAAAACACGATTTGGAAGCGATTGGATGATCCGCAGTTCCCTAATCGGGTTGAGCCAACAGCCGAAGTCATTATATTACCAGGAGACATTATCAGCTTCACGCCAGATGCGATTCATTCAGTAGAAGCGGTTGGGGATGAACCAACAGTAACGTTCAGCTTATATGGGGAAACCCATCATTCTAAACGATTTGAATTTGATCCAATCACTCATACGGCTAAAAATTTCTAG
- a CDS encoding iron-molybdenum cofactor biosynthesis protein (IMG reference gene:2510098650~PFAM: Dinitrogenase iron-molybdenum cofactor~TIGRFAM: nitrogen fixation protein NifX), with protein sequence MPEQPISNEVALRIALASRLFPEYSIADFIEALQTYLGSTLDEISLSKITVTNLKTALGHTYEVDGEEHGEDADASDIAILKKAVRILWGEIDAIEQLAAIETYQEGDMPHSIRVAVASNNGEKLDGHFGSCLRYLIYQLSTEEMRLIDIRSAIEADLSDDKNAFRVGLIRDCSVVYIVAVGGPAAAKIVQAGIYPIKKEQGGPARDLLQELQHAMATSPPPWLAKILGVAAGDRVKNYKALV encoded by the coding sequence ATGCCTGAACAGCCCATTTCTAATGAAGTTGCTTTAAGAATTGCTCTCGCCTCAAGATTATTCCCTGAATACTCCATTGCTGATTTTATTGAAGCACTACAGACTTACTTGGGAAGTACATTGGATGAAATCAGCCTGAGTAAAATTACTGTGACTAATTTGAAAACTGCTCTTGGACATACTTATGAGGTGGATGGTGAAGAGCATGGTGAAGATGCAGATGCATCAGATATTGCTATTTTGAAAAAAGCAGTTAGAATTTTATGGGGAGAGATAGATGCCATCGAACAGTTAGCCGCAATTGAAACTTATCAAGAGGGTGATATGCCTCATTCAATTCGGGTAGCAGTTGCCTCTAACAATGGCGAAAAGCTAGATGGGCATTTTGGTTCTTGCTTGCGCTATCTCATCTATCAGCTGTCTACAGAAGAGATGCGACTGATTGATATTCGCTCTGCGATCGAAGCTGATTTATCAGACGATAAGAATGCCTTTCGTGTAGGGCTGATTCGGGATTGTTCGGTCGTTTATATCGTAGCCGTCGGTGGTCCAGCAGCAGCAAAAATTGTGCAAGCGGGTATCTATCCCATCAAGAAAGAACAGGGAGGTCCCGCAAGAGACCTATTGCAGGAACTACAACACGCAATGGCAACCTCTCCCCCGCCCTGGTTAGCCAAGATTTTGGGAGTGGCGGCAGGCGATCGCGTCAAAAACTATAAAGCTCTCGTCTAA
- a CDS encoding signal transduction histidine kinase (IMG reference gene:2510098664~PFAM: Histidine kinase-, DNA gyrase B-, and HSP90-like ATPase; Response regulator receiver domain; His Kinase A (phosphoacceptor) domain) translates to MAVHKNHVDHILVVDDIYDNLVLIESILEDEGYRIDLATDGLKALAAIERDPPNLVLLDVMMPELHGHEVTRRIRQNETLSYIPILLVTAHDQSSAVEGLDAGADDFIRKPFDTDELLARVRSLLRLKHSIDEREEMIRQREDFVSRLTHDLRIPLVAADRMLHLFLQEAYCPLSDEMKDAIAVVIRNNQNLLQMVNTLLEEYRHEAGQKKLTLVSCNVRKICQEIVQELNPLAHEKELVIVLMAPSNPESENEIQIFADRLELRRVLSNLIGNAIKFTDKGSINVSILKAPPKDWITSSKSNEWVAISVRDTGSGITPEDQAVIFERFRQGRNRKADSGLGLYLSRRIVEAHQGTIRVESEVGKGSVFTIYLPMKPSS, encoded by the coding sequence ATGGCAGTTCATAAAAACCATGTAGACCATATTCTGGTAGTTGATGATATTTATGACAATTTGGTTTTGATTGAAAGCATCTTAGAAGATGAGGGGTATCGAATTGATCTGGCAACCGATGGATTGAAAGCACTCGCAGCAATTGAGCGAGACCCCCCTAACTTAGTGCTGTTAGATGTAATGATGCCTGAATTGCATGGTCATGAAGTGACTCGCCGGATTCGCCAAAACGAAACGCTATCCTATATCCCGATTTTATTGGTGACCGCTCATGATCAATCCAGCGCAGTTGAAGGGTTGGATGCAGGTGCTGATGATTTTATTCGAAAACCGTTTGATACAGATGAACTACTTGCACGGGTACGTTCGCTGTTGCGTTTGAAACATAGTATTGATGAGCGAGAGGAAATGATTCGACAGCGGGAAGATTTTGTCTCTCGATTAACTCATGATCTACGAATTCCATTAGTAGCTGCCGATCGCATGTTACATCTCTTTTTGCAAGAAGCTTATTGCCCACTTTCTGATGAAATGAAAGATGCGATCGCCGTTGTGATTCGGAATAATCAAAATCTTTTGCAAATGGTGAATACTCTTTTAGAAGAGTATCGTCACGAAGCAGGGCAAAAGAAACTAACCTTAGTATCCTGTAATGTGCGGAAAATCTGTCAGGAAATTGTGCAAGAGTTAAATCCTCTTGCACATGAGAAAGAACTGGTCATCGTATTAATGGCTCCTTCAAATCCTGAATCAGAGAACGAAATTCAGATATTTGCTGATCGTTTAGAACTCCGCCGGGTACTTTCTAACTTGATTGGTAATGCAATTAAATTTACAGATAAAGGCTCAATTAATGTATCTATTCTCAAGGCACCGCCCAAGGATTGGATTACCTCATCAAAATCAAATGAGTGGGTTGCTATTTCGGTGCGTGACACTGGTTCAGGCATTACACCTGAAGATCAAGCTGTTATTTTCGAACGGTTTCGTCAAGGGCGAAATCGTAAAGCGGACAGTGGTTTAGGGTTATACCTTTCGCGCCGGATTGTGGAAGCACACCAGGGGACGATCAGGGTTGAGTCTGAAGTTGGAAAAGGCAGCGTGTTCACTATATATTTGCCGATGAAACCCTCCAGTTAG
- a CDS encoding ferredoxin (IMG reference gene:2510098658~PFAM: Helix-turn-helix), which produces MAYTITNRCTQCGDCVPQCPKDAIKQEGGEYWIDPMLCDDCKDYAPKPQCVTVCPIDLPPMPLQAKKGRCKTANRSHASPNLFANGKTNPFASAIVVWEACNVLAQRQSLPWKIDETGRLCYERQVKGGRGTIAFHLADLPTSEPLTILDNKAAQAELASWDVRAACLHLIYAAHAIALEQPWEQEFVITDQQIERYLGLDKRKDLNKLAKLTLIKDLAQQPCKLQLDIDWFQQGRVQAFSLKQSRLWNLLEVQHHFQEDELGCKHLTGLTFRIQPGDWSKYFLNQRGAKQGTAFYQYSTLPKSLLLTITSIWQQHEGASRMLLWLLFKTKMGNEQRLTVPTLMRIAYGEAKLLQAASRREERKRLLRTFESDLEALNHYGLKPVFDPVTYPPVIQPLWAKLADLPDDAEAALEFWMKDGSSRDRLTDAAPRDKWNQLMQARLLCFELPEGWETQSPKAAQKKFRKAQRRDASHARSPLSREQIIAARKSLQLSQRDLANHVGKSQSWVRDIESGRLQVSFKDQQILLKVLGVNL; this is translated from the coding sequence ATGGCGTATACCATTACAAACCGCTGCACACAGTGTGGAGATTGCGTTCCCCAATGCCCAAAGGATGCAATTAAGCAGGAAGGAGGGGAATATTGGATCGATCCCATGTTATGCGATGACTGTAAAGATTACGCCCCTAAGCCGCAATGCGTTACAGTTTGCCCAATCGATTTGCCACCCATGCCCTTGCAAGCAAAGAAAGGGCGTTGCAAAACGGCTAACCGATCTCATGCCAGCCCTAATCTATTTGCGAATGGCAAAACAAACCCATTTGCATCAGCGATTGTTGTCTGGGAAGCATGTAATGTCTTAGCCCAGCGACAATCATTGCCGTGGAAGATAGATGAGACAGGACGGCTTTGCTATGAGCGACAGGTAAAAGGCGGACGGGGTACGATCGCTTTTCATCTTGCCGATTTACCTACTTCGGAACCTCTCACCATTCTGGATAACAAAGCAGCTCAGGCTGAACTTGCCAGTTGGGATGTGCGGGCAGCCTGTCTCCATTTAATTTATGCCGCTCATGCTATTGCACTGGAGCAACCCTGGGAACAGGAATTTGTAATCACAGATCAGCAAATTGAACGCTATTTAGGATTAGACAAACGCAAAGACCTGAATAAACTGGCTAAACTAACTTTAATTAAAGATCTTGCTCAACAGCCTTGCAAATTACAACTGGATATTGATTGGTTTCAACAGGGGCGAGTACAGGCATTTTCACTTAAACAAAGTCGTCTCTGGAATCTTTTGGAGGTACAACATCATTTTCAAGAAGATGAGTTAGGCTGTAAACACTTAACTGGACTCACGTTTAGAATTCAACCTGGTGATTGGTCAAAATATTTTCTCAATCAACGCGGAGCTAAGCAAGGAACTGCTTTTTATCAATACAGCACACTACCTAAATCTCTTCTTTTAACTATCACGAGTATTTGGCAGCAACATGAGGGAGCATCCCGTATGCTGCTATGGTTATTGTTCAAAACAAAAATGGGGAATGAGCAACGTCTAACGGTTCCAACCCTGATGCGCATAGCCTATGGCGAGGCAAAACTGTTGCAGGCTGCATCTCGCCGAGAGGAACGTAAACGTTTGCTGCGAACGTTTGAGAGCGATCTAGAAGCATTAAATCACTATGGGCTAAAACCGGTTTTTGATCCAGTTACTTATCCACCAGTGATTCAACCACTCTGGGCAAAGTTAGCAGACTTACCAGACGATGCTGAAGCTGCCCTGGAGTTTTGGATGAAGGATGGTAGTAGCCGCGATCGCCTAACTGATGCTGCGCCACGTGATAAGTGGAATCAATTGATGCAAGCTCGATTATTATGTTTTGAGTTGCCAGAAGGTTGGGAAACTCAATCTCCTAAAGCAGCCCAAAAGAAGTTCCGGAAGGCTCAACGGAGAGATGCCTCTCATGCGCGATCGCCGCTTTCAAGAGAGCAAATCATTGCAGCCAGAAAAAGCTTGCAGTTAAGCCAGAGAGATTTAGCAAACCATGTAGGTAAAAGCCAGAGTTGGGTTCGCGATATCGAAAGCGGTCGTCTTCAGGTAAGTTTTAAGGATCAACAAATTCTCTTAAAAGTGTTGGGTGTAAATTTGTGA
- a CDS encoding FeoA domain-containing protein (IMG reference gene:2510098649~PFAM: FeoA domain) — translation MLTTGFSVRGTSLKLLRSHECGVITRINLMCDATVQKLRQLGLIPGQTIAIEQRFPQFIIRTGSDRHVLDDIMVNAIYVRIVEQSSLKRN, via the coding sequence ATGCTAACAACAGGATTTTCAGTTCGAGGAACATCCCTGAAGCTGTTGCGATCGCACGAATGCGGAGTAATTACCCGGATTAATTTAATGTGCGATGCAACAGTCCAAAAGCTCAGGCAACTGGGGCTAATACCAGGACAAACCATTGCCATAGAACAACGATTCCCACAGTTCATTATCCGAACTGGCAGCGATCGCCATGTATTAGATGACATCATGGTGAATGCCATTTATGTCCGAATTGTTGAGCAGTCATCTCTCAAAAGAAATTGA
- a CDS encoding hypothetical protein (IMG reference gene:2510098654), with protein sequence MISELSASDAGQVAIEFLMTDLEVPPEEQDWFSVLNVRQVGETWYVVEIGVEGLPDQWVLQVYDTGDCDPSYTFRSPIKPTESDTGLEDLPAAIAQILATERRAA encoded by the coding sequence ATGATTTCAGAATTAAGCGCTAGTGATGCAGGACAGGTTGCTATTGAGTTTTTGATGACTGATCTGGAGGTTCCGCCGGAGGAACAGGACTGGTTTTCGGTGTTGAATGTGCGCCAGGTAGGAGAAACCTGGTATGTGGTGGAAATTGGTGTGGAAGGGTTGCCGGATCAGTGGGTGTTGCAAGTATACGATACGGGAGACTGTGACCCCAGCTACACGTTTCGCTCACCGATTAAACCTACAGAATCAGACACGGGATTAGAGGATTTACCAGCCGCGATCGCCCAAATTTTAGCCACCGAACGCCGCGCAGCATGA
- a CDS encoding hypothetical protein (IMG reference gene:2510098663), which yields MAITNNAEKLADMQVVQNLLIGNEQQFIQEC from the coding sequence ATGGCTATCACCAACAACGCTGAAAAACTAGCCGATATGCAAGTGGTGCAAAACTTACTAATCGGGAATGAACAGCAGTTTATTCAAGAATGTTAG